One stretch of Chryseobacterium fluminis DNA includes these proteins:
- a CDS encoding DUF6520 family protein, giving the protein MKNLKTVLIPVAVLVFGVGSAFATNKAKTDKKAEIAYYFDASAPNEKCIVVGEVDCNPTSGPICTELVGGSPRVMQQFLSDTECGVTLHRN; this is encoded by the coding sequence ATGAAAAATCTTAAAACAGTCCTGATTCCCGTAGCCGTTCTAGTATTCGGTGTCGGAAGTGCTTTTGCAACCAATAAAGCAAAAACAGACAAAAAAGCAGAAATTGCTTATTACTTCGATGCATCAGCTCCCAATGAGAAATGTATTGTTGTAGGTGAGGTAGACTGCAATCCGACAAGTGGCCCGATCTGCACAGAATTGGTGGGTGGATCCCCAAGGGTCATGCAGCAATTCCTGAGTGATACCGAGTGTGGCGTAACGCTTCACAGAAATTAA